A genomic region of Alnus glutinosa chromosome 11, dhAlnGlut1.1, whole genome shotgun sequence contains the following coding sequences:
- the LOC133881248 gene encoding LOW QUALITY PROTEIN: transcription factor RSL3-like (The sequence of the model RefSeq protein was modified relative to this genomic sequence to represent the inferred CDS: deleted 1 base in 1 codon) encodes MVPVGATSEGEWGSLSGMCGAEEADFMAHLLNYSSIPNEINGCSSLLGVPSTFWPDYDSTINMAGLTDSSCISLECDSSRFYSFSEGTSYINGGSLSQESYHLSDPQPILTSNNSSMSMDSSSYIIDGDDCMNQEVSEGNAEDMPEAVLPDKDLQLERETEIPKPAENSKKINLGSGYASKKERIIQSKKHQKLSWTRVTEKATDLGLVGQSSSSCSSEDDSNAPNLKGKTRASRGSANNPQSIYARKRREKISGRLRVIQNLVPNGSKVDITTMLEEAVQYVKFLQLQIKVIAKDDLWMYAPIAYCGMDIGLA; translated from the exons ATGGTGCCTGTAGGAGCCACCTCTGAGGGGGAATGGGGGTCTCTTAGTGGAATGTGTGGTGCTGAGGAGGCTGATTTTATGGCCCATTTGCTTAACTACTCTTCAATACCCAATGAGATAAATGGCTGTTCAAGCTTA TTGGGAGTCCCTTCTACTTTTTGGCCTGACTATGATTCAACTATAAACATGGCAGGGCTCACTGACAGTTCATGCATTTCTTTGGAATGTGATAGTTCTAGATTTTACAGCTTTTCTGAAGGGACTAGTTATATtaatggtggtagtttgagtCAAGAAAGCTACCACTTGAGTGATCCCCAACCAATTCTGACATCCAATAATAGCTCCATGTCCATGGATTCAAGCTCTTATATCATTGATGGGGATGACTGCATGAACCAAGAAGTAAGTGAAGGCAATGCAGAGGACATGCCTGAAGCTGTTCTTCCTGATAAGGATTTACAGCTGGAAAGGGAAACTGAGATTCCAAAACCAGCTGAAAATTCTAAGAAAATAAATCTGGGTTCAGGATAT GCTTCGAAGAAAGAGAGGATTATACAATCAAAGAAGCATCAGAAGCTTTCTTGGACTAGAGTCACAGAAAAAGCTACTGATCTTGGCCTTGTTGGACAGAGCTCAAGCAGCTGCTCCTCAGAGGATGACTCCAATGCTCCCAACTTGAAGGGCAAAACAAGAGCCAGTAGGGGATCGGCCAACAATCCCCAGAGTATCTATGCAAGG aaaagaagagagaaaataagtgGGAGGCTAAGAGTCATACAGAACCTTGTCCCTAATGGGAGTAAG GTTGATATTACAACAATGCTTGAGGAAGCTGTTCAATACGTGAAGTTTTTACAGCTCCAAATCAAGGTAATAGCAAAAGA TGATCTATGGATGTATGCTCCCATTGCTTACTGTGGAATGGACATTGGGCTAGCTTGA
- the LOC133882778 gene encoding transcription factor bHLH84-like yields MNPMGVISEGDQWGSFSGTYAADESDFMALLLNNASLPSDQLTGDDHSSSLEVPSSFWLGHDHDSYHSSDVANTNFYGFSHGGSSSQQSYYLSDSHPIFVPDINMDLCTNSFLIEGDDFLSQEKSDGNGEESSGNVPSAADNLPKKDSQPKRKSDMPVPESIPEEKRDNPPENSKKRSRSSSGDVRKNKRNVQSKKNQKTSNNEEESINAGLNGQGWSSCSSEDDCNTSRSSAKGPTSHDVNGKKRASRGSATDPQSLYARKRRERINERLRILQNLIPNGTKVDISTMLEEAVQYVKFLQLQIKLLSSDDLWMYSPIAYNGMDIGLIDLKSTHPDNSQDKRIV; encoded by the exons ATGAATCCTATGGGAGTCATCTCTGAGGGAGATCAATGGGGCTCTTTTAGTGGCACGTATGCTGCTGATGAGTCTGATTTCATGGCTTTGCTGCTTAATAACGCTTCGCTACCGAGTGATCAGCTAACTGGGGATGATCATTCAAGCAGCTTGGAAGTCCCTTCTAGTTTTTGGCTTGGCCATGATCATGATTCATATCATTCTTCGGATGTGGCTAATACTAATTTTTACGGGTTTTCACATGGTGGTAGTTCAAGCCAACAAAGCTACTACTTGAGTGATTCCCATCCAATTTTTGTACCCGATATTAACATGGATTTATGCACCAACTCCTTTCTCATCGAAGGGGATGACTTCTTGAGCCAAGAAAAGAGTGATGGCAATGGAGAAGAGTCTTCTGGAAATGTGCCTTCAGCTGCTGATAATCTTCCTAAGAAGGATTCACAGCCCAAAAGGAAATCTGACATGCCCGTGCCGGAATCAATCCCAGAAGAAAAGCGTGACAACCCACCTGAGAATTCTAAGAAAAGATCACGGAGTTCTTCTGGAGAT gttcgGAAGAACAAGAGGAATGTACAATCGAAAAAGAATCAGAAAACAAGCAACAACGAAGAAGAAAGTATTAATGCTGGCCTTAATGGGCAGGGCTGGAGCAGCTGCTCCTCAGAGGATGACTGCAATACTTCACGTTCGAGCGCGAAAGGGCCTACTTCTCATGACGTGAATGGGAAAAAAAGAGCCAGTAGGGGGTCTGCCACCGATCCCCAGAGCCTCTACGCAAGG aaaagaagagagagaataaatGAGAGGCTGAGAATCCTACAGAACCTTATCCCTAATGGAACAAAG GTTGATATTAGCACAATGCTTGAGGAAGCCGTCCAATATGTGAAGTTTTTACAGCTCCAAATTAAG CTATTGAGCTCTGATGATCTATGGATGTATTCTCCCATCGCTTACAATGGAATGGACATTGGACTAATCGATCTGAAATCAACCCACCCAGACAATTCACAGGATAAAAGAATCGTGTGA